In one Rhea pennata isolate bPtePen1 chromosome 17, bPtePen1.pri, whole genome shotgun sequence genomic region, the following are encoded:
- the ACAD10 gene encoding acyl-CoA dehydrogenase family member 10 isoform X2 has translation MYLQRLFQALCWPGAGTARPAPRAAPGLLRGRRSGSFTCKAVIFDVNGVLLPAPYKVAAAWELQNCIPAGTIQQAVLAGGENSPSLKYARGELTTVEFLQEFGQQCFEIAKVSVPVDSFLFDLIRNEMIKQLPIMAEAVQCIRAEGLKTAVLSNSFCLLNEESVLPLDRKQFDVIVESCHEGIFKPDPRIYKLCLERLGVQPQESIFLDDISQNLKAAAQLGIKTVKVDDTEVALKELETYLGFPLQGFVPYTRSVRPAMGIPKNRLQKYLENAFSGQATGPLMVRQFDHGQPTLTYYIKFGDRSLVLKKESSNDLLPTGPAVTKEYRILKALSEAGVPVPAVLALCEDRSLHSVIAGNYIQRQVQIWTKQYQTMETHVIPAMERLIEWLPLHFPESQKTTVIHGDFRLDNLIFHPERPEVLAVLGWKLSTLGDPISDVANNCMAYFLPPHFDTLRGLQKCDLRHLGIPTAEEYSQMYWDHMGIERPKNWNFYMAFAFFRLAVMLQGLHKHSLAGHARPVPGESCQERAEFVADLAWDFATKEGFRVFNGLPTSKPFIRPYSTWARLGPFFVRSYVTLPHPGVAHVLKVPLMVSPTGLLGADQGLYCKLERVMNVQRGHQISWHRRTLHSLLEKPKAKKPARTCISGYLTADHLRKLKRR, from the exons ATGTACCTGCAGCGCCTTTTCCAAGCCCTGTGCTGGCCGGGCGCCGGCAcagcccggcccgcgccgcgtgcagcgccggggctgctCCGGGGCAGGCGTTCCGGGTCGTTCACCTGTAAAGCTGTAATCTTTGACGTGAACGGAGTGCTCCTGCCGGCCCCTTACAAGGTAGCTGCAG CCTGGGAGCTCCAGAATTGTATTCCAGCTGGCACCATCCAACAAGCTGTACTCGCTGGAGGGGAAAATAGTCCCTCTCTGAAGTACGCCAGAGGAGAGCTGACGACTGTGGAGTTTTTGCAGGAATTTGGACAGCAGTGCTTTGAGATT GCAAAAGTTTCTGTTCCAGTGGATTCATTTCTCTTTGACCTAATCAGAAATGAGATGATAAAACAGCTCCCCATAATGGCAGAAGCAGTACAATGTATCCGTGCGGAAGGTCTTAAGACAGCTGTTCTGAGCAACAGCTTCTGTCTGCTGAATGAAGAGAGCGTTCTGCCCCTAGACCGAAAGCAGTTTGATGTG ATAGTTGAATCTTGCCATGAGGGAATATTCAAGCCGGATCCTCGTATCTACAAGCTCTGCTTGGAGCGCTTGGGTGTTCAACCCCAGGAATCCATCTTCCTTGATGACATCAGCCAGAACCTAAAGGCAGCAGCCCAACTTGGCATTAAAACAGTGAAG GTTGATGATACAGAAGTAGCTCTCAAAGAACTGGAAACCTATCTGGGTTTTCCTTTGCAAGGGTTTGTTCCATATACTCGTTCAGTGAGACCAGCCATGGGGATCCCCAAAAATCGTCTCCAAAAGTACCTTGAAAATGCCTTCAGTGGCCAGGCAACAG GTCCATTGATGGTACGGCAGTTTGACCATGGACAGCCTACCCTGACCTACTATATCAAGTTTGGAGATAGATCACTAGTGCTGAAGAAGGAGTCCTCTAATGATCTGCTTCCCACAGGCCCTGCTGTCACCAAGGAATACAG GATACTGAAGGCTCTCTCTGAGGCTGGTGTTCCTGTTCCCGCTGTACTTGCTCTCTGTGAGGACAGAAG CCTTCATTCCGTTATTGCAGGTAATTACATTCAGCGGCAAGTTCAGATCTGGACAAAGCAGTATCAAACTATGGAAACTCATGTTATCCCAGCCATGGAGCGACTCATTGAGTGGCTGCCTCTGCACTTCCCTGAATCCCAGAAGACGACGGTGATACACGGTGATTTCAG GCTGGATAACCTGATTTTTCATCCAGAGAGGCCAGAAGTCCTTGCTGTCCTTGGCTGGAAGCTTTCAACTCTAGGAGATCCCATCTCTGATGTGGCAAATAACTGCATGGCCTACTTCCTGCCACCTCACTTTGATACACTGAGAG GCTTGCAAAAGTGTGATCTGAGGCATCTAGGAATCCCCACAGCCGAGGAGTATTCCCAGATGTACTGGGACCACATGGGAATAGAGCGCCCCAAGAACTGGAATTTCTACATGGCCTTTGCCTTTTTCCGACTGGCTGTGATGCTGCAGGGACTCCACAAACACTCTCTGGCAG GCCATGCGAGGCCAGTCCCAGGTGAAAGTTGCCAGGAGCGTGCAGAGTTCGTGGCTGACCTGGCTTGGGATTTTGCTACAAAAGAAGGATTCCGTGTGTTTAACGGCCTCCCCACCTCAAAGCCTTTCATACGACCTTACAGTACATGGGCCAGGCTTGGACCATTCTTCGTCAGGAGCTATGTTACCCTGCCACATCCTGGGGTAGCTCACGTGCTCAAAGTCCCTCTGATGGTTTCCCCCACTGGCCTGTTGGGGGCAGACCAGGGTCTTTACTGCAAGCTGGAAAGGGTCATGAATGTCCAGAGGGGTCACCAGATTTCCTGGCACAGACGGACTCTACATTCTCTTCTTGAAAAACCTAAG GCAAAAAAACCAGCAAGAACCTGCATTTCAGGCTACTTAACAGCTGACCACCtaagaaagctgaaaaggaGGTGA
- the ACAD10 gene encoding acyl-CoA dehydrogenase family member 10 isoform X5 has translation MYLQRLFQALCWPGAGTARPAPRAAPGLLRGRRSGSFTCKAVIFDVNGVLLPAPYKVAAAWELQNCIPAGTIQQAVLAGGENSPSLKYARGELTTVEFLQEFGQQCFEIAKVSVPVDSFLFDLIRNEMIKQLPIMAEAVQCIRAEGLKTAVLSNSFCLLNEESVLPLDRKQFDVIVESCHEGIFKPDPRIYKLCLERLGVQPQESIFLDDISQNLKAAAQLGIKTVKVDDTEVALKELETYLGFPLQGFVPYTRSVRPAMGIPKNRLQKYLENAFSGQATGPLMVRQFDHGQPTLTYYIKFGDRSLVLKKESSNDLLPTGPAVTKEYRLDNLIFHPERPEVLAVLGWKLSTLGDPISDVANNCMAYFLPPHFDTLRGLQKCDLRHLGIPTAEEYSQMYWDHMGIERPKNWNFYMAFAFFRLAVMLQGLHKHSLAGHARPVPGESCQERAEFVADLAWDFATKEGFRVFNGLPTSKPFIRPYSTWARLGPFFVRSYVTLPHPGVAHVLKVPLMVSPTGLLGADQGLYCKLERVMNVQRGHQISWHRRTLHSLLEKPKAKKPARTCISGYLTADHLRKLKRR, from the exons ATGTACCTGCAGCGCCTTTTCCAAGCCCTGTGCTGGCCGGGCGCCGGCAcagcccggcccgcgccgcgtgcagcgccggggctgctCCGGGGCAGGCGTTCCGGGTCGTTCACCTGTAAAGCTGTAATCTTTGACGTGAACGGAGTGCTCCTGCCGGCCCCTTACAAGGTAGCTGCAG CCTGGGAGCTCCAGAATTGTATTCCAGCTGGCACCATCCAACAAGCTGTACTCGCTGGAGGGGAAAATAGTCCCTCTCTGAAGTACGCCAGAGGAGAGCTGACGACTGTGGAGTTTTTGCAGGAATTTGGACAGCAGTGCTTTGAGATT GCAAAAGTTTCTGTTCCAGTGGATTCATTTCTCTTTGACCTAATCAGAAATGAGATGATAAAACAGCTCCCCATAATGGCAGAAGCAGTACAATGTATCCGTGCGGAAGGTCTTAAGACAGCTGTTCTGAGCAACAGCTTCTGTCTGCTGAATGAAGAGAGCGTTCTGCCCCTAGACCGAAAGCAGTTTGATGTG ATAGTTGAATCTTGCCATGAGGGAATATTCAAGCCGGATCCTCGTATCTACAAGCTCTGCTTGGAGCGCTTGGGTGTTCAACCCCAGGAATCCATCTTCCTTGATGACATCAGCCAGAACCTAAAGGCAGCAGCCCAACTTGGCATTAAAACAGTGAAG GTTGATGATACAGAAGTAGCTCTCAAAGAACTGGAAACCTATCTGGGTTTTCCTTTGCAAGGGTTTGTTCCATATACTCGTTCAGTGAGACCAGCCATGGGGATCCCCAAAAATCGTCTCCAAAAGTACCTTGAAAATGCCTTCAGTGGCCAGGCAACAG GTCCATTGATGGTACGGCAGTTTGACCATGGACAGCCTACCCTGACCTACTATATCAAGTTTGGAGATAGATCACTAGTGCTGAAGAAGGAGTCCTCTAATGATCTGCTTCCCACAGGCCCTGCTGTCACCAAGGAATACAG GCTGGATAACCTGATTTTTCATCCAGAGAGGCCAGAAGTCCTTGCTGTCCTTGGCTGGAAGCTTTCAACTCTAGGAGATCCCATCTCTGATGTGGCAAATAACTGCATGGCCTACTTCCTGCCACCTCACTTTGATACACTGAGAG GCTTGCAAAAGTGTGATCTGAGGCATCTAGGAATCCCCACAGCCGAGGAGTATTCCCAGATGTACTGGGACCACATGGGAATAGAGCGCCCCAAGAACTGGAATTTCTACATGGCCTTTGCCTTTTTCCGACTGGCTGTGATGCTGCAGGGACTCCACAAACACTCTCTGGCAG GCCATGCGAGGCCAGTCCCAGGTGAAAGTTGCCAGGAGCGTGCAGAGTTCGTGGCTGACCTGGCTTGGGATTTTGCTACAAAAGAAGGATTCCGTGTGTTTAACGGCCTCCCCACCTCAAAGCCTTTCATACGACCTTACAGTACATGGGCCAGGCTTGGACCATTCTTCGTCAGGAGCTATGTTACCCTGCCACATCCTGGGGTAGCTCACGTGCTCAAAGTCCCTCTGATGGTTTCCCCCACTGGCCTGTTGGGGGCAGACCAGGGTCTTTACTGCAAGCTGGAAAGGGTCATGAATGTCCAGAGGGGTCACCAGATTTCCTGGCACAGACGGACTCTACATTCTCTTCTTGAAAAACCTAAG GCAAAAAAACCAGCAAGAACCTGCATTTCAGGCTACTTAACAGCTGACCACCtaagaaagctgaaaaggaGGTGA
- the ACAD10 gene encoding acyl-CoA dehydrogenase family member 10 isoform X1 yields MYLQRLFQALCWPGAGTARPAPRAAPGLLRGRRSGSFTCKAVIFDVNGVLLPAPYKVAAAWELQNCIPAGTIQQAVLAGGENSPSLKYARGELTTVEFLQEFGQQCFEIAKVSVPVDSFLFDLIRNEMIKQLPIMAEAVQCIRAEGLKTAVLSNSFCLLNEESVLPLDRKQFDVIVESCHEGIFKPDPRIYKLCLERLGVQPQESIFLDDISQNLKAAAQLGIKTVKVDDTEVALKELETYLGFPLQGFVPYTRSVRPAMGIPKNRLQKYLENAFSGQATGPLMVRQFDHGQPTLTYYIKFGDRSLVLKKESSNDLLPTGPAVTKEYRILKALSEAGVPVPAVLALCEDRSTLGTPFYLMEHCAGQVYRDVSLPGLQPSQRRAIYAAMSQVLSKIHSVDLRAAKLEDYGEHGNYIQRQVQIWTKQYQTMETHVIPAMERLIEWLPLHFPESQKTTVIHGDFRLDNLIFHPERPEVLAVLGWKLSTLGDPISDVANNCMAYFLPPHFDTLRGLQKCDLRHLGIPTAEEYSQMYWDHMGIERPKNWNFYMAFAFFRLAVMLQGLHKHSLAGHARPVPGESCQERAEFVADLAWDFATKEGFRVFNGLPTSKPFIRPYSTWARLGPFFVRSYVTLPHPGVAHVLKVPLMVSPTGLLGADQGLYCKLERVMNVQRGHQISWHRRTLHSLLEKPKAKKPARTCISGYLTADHLRKLKRR; encoded by the exons ATGTACCTGCAGCGCCTTTTCCAAGCCCTGTGCTGGCCGGGCGCCGGCAcagcccggcccgcgccgcgtgcagcgccggggctgctCCGGGGCAGGCGTTCCGGGTCGTTCACCTGTAAAGCTGTAATCTTTGACGTGAACGGAGTGCTCCTGCCGGCCCCTTACAAGGTAGCTGCAG CCTGGGAGCTCCAGAATTGTATTCCAGCTGGCACCATCCAACAAGCTGTACTCGCTGGAGGGGAAAATAGTCCCTCTCTGAAGTACGCCAGAGGAGAGCTGACGACTGTGGAGTTTTTGCAGGAATTTGGACAGCAGTGCTTTGAGATT GCAAAAGTTTCTGTTCCAGTGGATTCATTTCTCTTTGACCTAATCAGAAATGAGATGATAAAACAGCTCCCCATAATGGCAGAAGCAGTACAATGTATCCGTGCGGAAGGTCTTAAGACAGCTGTTCTGAGCAACAGCTTCTGTCTGCTGAATGAAGAGAGCGTTCTGCCCCTAGACCGAAAGCAGTTTGATGTG ATAGTTGAATCTTGCCATGAGGGAATATTCAAGCCGGATCCTCGTATCTACAAGCTCTGCTTGGAGCGCTTGGGTGTTCAACCCCAGGAATCCATCTTCCTTGATGACATCAGCCAGAACCTAAAGGCAGCAGCCCAACTTGGCATTAAAACAGTGAAG GTTGATGATACAGAAGTAGCTCTCAAAGAACTGGAAACCTATCTGGGTTTTCCTTTGCAAGGGTTTGTTCCATATACTCGTTCAGTGAGACCAGCCATGGGGATCCCCAAAAATCGTCTCCAAAAGTACCTTGAAAATGCCTTCAGTGGCCAGGCAACAG GTCCATTGATGGTACGGCAGTTTGACCATGGACAGCCTACCCTGACCTACTATATCAAGTTTGGAGATAGATCACTAGTGCTGAAGAAGGAGTCCTCTAATGATCTGCTTCCCACAGGCCCTGCTGTCACCAAGGAATACAG GATACTGAAGGCTCTCTCTGAGGCTGGTGTTCCTGTTCCCGCTGTACTTGCTCTCTGTGAGGACAGAAG CACCCTTGGCACACCTTTCTACCTGATGGAGCATTGTGCTGGCCAAGTCTACAGGGACGTCTCCCTCCCCGGGCTGCAGCCTAGCCAGAGGAGGGCTATTTATGCTGCCATGAGTCAGGTGCTCTCCAAGATCCACAGCGTAGACCTCAGAGCAGCCAAACTGGAGGACTATGGGGAGCATG GTAATTACATTCAGCGGCAAGTTCAGATCTGGACAAAGCAGTATCAAACTATGGAAACTCATGTTATCCCAGCCATGGAGCGACTCATTGAGTGGCTGCCTCTGCACTTCCCTGAATCCCAGAAGACGACGGTGATACACGGTGATTTCAG GCTGGATAACCTGATTTTTCATCCAGAGAGGCCAGAAGTCCTTGCTGTCCTTGGCTGGAAGCTTTCAACTCTAGGAGATCCCATCTCTGATGTGGCAAATAACTGCATGGCCTACTTCCTGCCACCTCACTTTGATACACTGAGAG GCTTGCAAAAGTGTGATCTGAGGCATCTAGGAATCCCCACAGCCGAGGAGTATTCCCAGATGTACTGGGACCACATGGGAATAGAGCGCCCCAAGAACTGGAATTTCTACATGGCCTTTGCCTTTTTCCGACTGGCTGTGATGCTGCAGGGACTCCACAAACACTCTCTGGCAG GCCATGCGAGGCCAGTCCCAGGTGAAAGTTGCCAGGAGCGTGCAGAGTTCGTGGCTGACCTGGCTTGGGATTTTGCTACAAAAGAAGGATTCCGTGTGTTTAACGGCCTCCCCACCTCAAAGCCTTTCATACGACCTTACAGTACATGGGCCAGGCTTGGACCATTCTTCGTCAGGAGCTATGTTACCCTGCCACATCCTGGGGTAGCTCACGTGCTCAAAGTCCCTCTGATGGTTTCCCCCACTGGCCTGTTGGGGGCAGACCAGGGTCTTTACTGCAAGCTGGAAAGGGTCATGAATGTCCAGAGGGGTCACCAGATTTCCTGGCACAGACGGACTCTACATTCTCTTCTTGAAAAACCTAAG GCAAAAAAACCAGCAAGAACCTGCATTTCAGGCTACTTAACAGCTGACCACCtaagaaagctgaaaaggaGGTGA
- the ACAD10 gene encoding acyl-CoA dehydrogenase family member 10 isoform X3: protein MRFSGSLPLPQEVGQQNKAKVSVPVDSFLFDLIRNEMIKQLPIMAEAVQCIRAEGLKTAVLSNSFCLLNEESVLPLDRKQFDVIVESCHEGIFKPDPRIYKLCLERLGVQPQESIFLDDISQNLKAAAQLGIKTVKVDDTEVALKELETYLGFPLQGFVPYTRSVRPAMGIPKNRLQKYLENAFSGQATGPLMVRQFDHGQPTLTYYIKFGDRSLVLKKESSNDLLPTGPAVTKEYRILKALSEAGVPVPAVLALCEDRSTLGTPFYLMEHCAGQVYRDVSLPGLQPSQRRAIYAAMSQVLSKIHSVDLRAAKLEDYGEHGNYIQRQVQIWTKQYQTMETHVIPAMERLIEWLPLHFPESQKTTVIHGDFRLDNLIFHPERPEVLAVLGWKLSTLGDPISDVANNCMAYFLPPHFDTLRGLQKCDLRHLGIPTAEEYSQMYWDHMGIERPKNWNFYMAFAFFRLAVMLQGLHKHSLAGHARPVPGESCQERAEFVADLAWDFATKEGFRVFNGLPTSKPFIRPYSTWARLGPFFVRSYVTLPHPGVAHVLKVPLMVSPTGLLGADQGLYCKLERVMNVQRGHQISWHRRTLHSLLEKPKAKKPARTCISGYLTADHLRKLKRR from the exons ATGAGATTCTCTGGTAGCCTTCCACTGCCACAGGAAGTAGGACAGCAAAATAAG GCAAAAGTTTCTGTTCCAGTGGATTCATTTCTCTTTGACCTAATCAGAAATGAGATGATAAAACAGCTCCCCATAATGGCAGAAGCAGTACAATGTATCCGTGCGGAAGGTCTTAAGACAGCTGTTCTGAGCAACAGCTTCTGTCTGCTGAATGAAGAGAGCGTTCTGCCCCTAGACCGAAAGCAGTTTGATGTG ATAGTTGAATCTTGCCATGAGGGAATATTCAAGCCGGATCCTCGTATCTACAAGCTCTGCTTGGAGCGCTTGGGTGTTCAACCCCAGGAATCCATCTTCCTTGATGACATCAGCCAGAACCTAAAGGCAGCAGCCCAACTTGGCATTAAAACAGTGAAG GTTGATGATACAGAAGTAGCTCTCAAAGAACTGGAAACCTATCTGGGTTTTCCTTTGCAAGGGTTTGTTCCATATACTCGTTCAGTGAGACCAGCCATGGGGATCCCCAAAAATCGTCTCCAAAAGTACCTTGAAAATGCCTTCAGTGGCCAGGCAACAG GTCCATTGATGGTACGGCAGTTTGACCATGGACAGCCTACCCTGACCTACTATATCAAGTTTGGAGATAGATCACTAGTGCTGAAGAAGGAGTCCTCTAATGATCTGCTTCCCACAGGCCCTGCTGTCACCAAGGAATACAG GATACTGAAGGCTCTCTCTGAGGCTGGTGTTCCTGTTCCCGCTGTACTTGCTCTCTGTGAGGACAGAAG CACCCTTGGCACACCTTTCTACCTGATGGAGCATTGTGCTGGCCAAGTCTACAGGGACGTCTCCCTCCCCGGGCTGCAGCCTAGCCAGAGGAGGGCTATTTATGCTGCCATGAGTCAGGTGCTCTCCAAGATCCACAGCGTAGACCTCAGAGCAGCCAAACTGGAGGACTATGGGGAGCATG GTAATTACATTCAGCGGCAAGTTCAGATCTGGACAAAGCAGTATCAAACTATGGAAACTCATGTTATCCCAGCCATGGAGCGACTCATTGAGTGGCTGCCTCTGCACTTCCCTGAATCCCAGAAGACGACGGTGATACACGGTGATTTCAG GCTGGATAACCTGATTTTTCATCCAGAGAGGCCAGAAGTCCTTGCTGTCCTTGGCTGGAAGCTTTCAACTCTAGGAGATCCCATCTCTGATGTGGCAAATAACTGCATGGCCTACTTCCTGCCACCTCACTTTGATACACTGAGAG GCTTGCAAAAGTGTGATCTGAGGCATCTAGGAATCCCCACAGCCGAGGAGTATTCCCAGATGTACTGGGACCACATGGGAATAGAGCGCCCCAAGAACTGGAATTTCTACATGGCCTTTGCCTTTTTCCGACTGGCTGTGATGCTGCAGGGACTCCACAAACACTCTCTGGCAG GCCATGCGAGGCCAGTCCCAGGTGAAAGTTGCCAGGAGCGTGCAGAGTTCGTGGCTGACCTGGCTTGGGATTTTGCTACAAAAGAAGGATTCCGTGTGTTTAACGGCCTCCCCACCTCAAAGCCTTTCATACGACCTTACAGTACATGGGCCAGGCTTGGACCATTCTTCGTCAGGAGCTATGTTACCCTGCCACATCCTGGGGTAGCTCACGTGCTCAAAGTCCCTCTGATGGTTTCCCCCACTGGCCTGTTGGGGGCAGACCAGGGTCTTTACTGCAAGCTGGAAAGGGTCATGAATGTCCAGAGGGGTCACCAGATTTCCTGGCACAGACGGACTCTACATTCTCTTCTTGAAAAACCTAAG GCAAAAAAACCAGCAAGAACCTGCATTTCAGGCTACTTAACAGCTGACCACCtaagaaagctgaaaaggaGGTGA
- the ACAD10 gene encoding acyl-CoA dehydrogenase family member 10 isoform X4, with product MYLQRLFQALCWPGAGTARPAPRAAPGLLRGRRSGSFTCKAVIFDVNGVLLPAPYKVAAAWELQNCIPAGTIQQAVLAGGENSPSLKYARGELTTVEFLQEFGQQCFEIAKVSVPVDSFLFDLIRNEMIKQLPIMAEAVQCIRAEGLKTAVLSNSFCLLNEESVLPLDRKQFDVIVESCHEGIFKPDPRIYKLCLERLGVQPQESIFLDDISQNLKAAAQLGIKTVKVDDTEVALKELETYLGFPLQGFVPYTRSVRPAMGIPKNRLQKYLENAFSGQATGPLMVRQFDHGQPTLTYYIKFGDRSLVLKKESSNDLLPTGPAVTKEYRILKALSEAGVPVPAVLALCEDRSTLGTPFYLMEHCAGQVYRDVSLPGLQPSQRRAIYAAMSQVLSKIHSVDLRAAKLEDYGEHGNYIQRQVQIWTKQYQTMETHVIPAMERLIEWLPLHFPESQKTTVIHGDFRLDNLIFHPERPEVLAVLGWKLSTLGDPISDVANNCMAYFLPPHFDTLRGLQKCDLRHLGIPTAEEYSQMYWDHMGIERPKNWNFYMAFAFFRLAVMLQGLHKHSLAERSLPEPCGAGLG from the exons ATGTACCTGCAGCGCCTTTTCCAAGCCCTGTGCTGGCCGGGCGCCGGCAcagcccggcccgcgccgcgtgcagcgccggggctgctCCGGGGCAGGCGTTCCGGGTCGTTCACCTGTAAAGCTGTAATCTTTGACGTGAACGGAGTGCTCCTGCCGGCCCCTTACAAGGTAGCTGCAG CCTGGGAGCTCCAGAATTGTATTCCAGCTGGCACCATCCAACAAGCTGTACTCGCTGGAGGGGAAAATAGTCCCTCTCTGAAGTACGCCAGAGGAGAGCTGACGACTGTGGAGTTTTTGCAGGAATTTGGACAGCAGTGCTTTGAGATT GCAAAAGTTTCTGTTCCAGTGGATTCATTTCTCTTTGACCTAATCAGAAATGAGATGATAAAACAGCTCCCCATAATGGCAGAAGCAGTACAATGTATCCGTGCGGAAGGTCTTAAGACAGCTGTTCTGAGCAACAGCTTCTGTCTGCTGAATGAAGAGAGCGTTCTGCCCCTAGACCGAAAGCAGTTTGATGTG ATAGTTGAATCTTGCCATGAGGGAATATTCAAGCCGGATCCTCGTATCTACAAGCTCTGCTTGGAGCGCTTGGGTGTTCAACCCCAGGAATCCATCTTCCTTGATGACATCAGCCAGAACCTAAAGGCAGCAGCCCAACTTGGCATTAAAACAGTGAAG GTTGATGATACAGAAGTAGCTCTCAAAGAACTGGAAACCTATCTGGGTTTTCCTTTGCAAGGGTTTGTTCCATATACTCGTTCAGTGAGACCAGCCATGGGGATCCCCAAAAATCGTCTCCAAAAGTACCTTGAAAATGCCTTCAGTGGCCAGGCAACAG GTCCATTGATGGTACGGCAGTTTGACCATGGACAGCCTACCCTGACCTACTATATCAAGTTTGGAGATAGATCACTAGTGCTGAAGAAGGAGTCCTCTAATGATCTGCTTCCCACAGGCCCTGCTGTCACCAAGGAATACAG GATACTGAAGGCTCTCTCTGAGGCTGGTGTTCCTGTTCCCGCTGTACTTGCTCTCTGTGAGGACAGAAG CACCCTTGGCACACCTTTCTACCTGATGGAGCATTGTGCTGGCCAAGTCTACAGGGACGTCTCCCTCCCCGGGCTGCAGCCTAGCCAGAGGAGGGCTATTTATGCTGCCATGAGTCAGGTGCTCTCCAAGATCCACAGCGTAGACCTCAGAGCAGCCAAACTGGAGGACTATGGGGAGCATG GTAATTACATTCAGCGGCAAGTTCAGATCTGGACAAAGCAGTATCAAACTATGGAAACTCATGTTATCCCAGCCATGGAGCGACTCATTGAGTGGCTGCCTCTGCACTTCCCTGAATCCCAGAAGACGACGGTGATACACGGTGATTTCAG GCTGGATAACCTGATTTTTCATCCAGAGAGGCCAGAAGTCCTTGCTGTCCTTGGCTGGAAGCTTTCAACTCTAGGAGATCCCATCTCTGATGTGGCAAATAACTGCATGGCCTACTTCCTGCCACCTCACTTTGATACACTGAGAG GCTTGCAAAAGTGTGATCTGAGGCATCTAGGAATCCCCACAGCCGAGGAGTATTCCCAGATGTACTGGGACCACATGGGAATAGAGCGCCCCAAGAACTGGAATTTCTACATGGCCTTTGCCTTTTTCCGACTGGCTGTGATGCTGCAGGGACTCCACAAACACTCTCTGGCAG AGAGGAGCCTTCCTGAGCCCTGTGGGGCTGGCCTGGGCTAG